The DNA segment CGGGCCGCTCGACATGGTGGTGAGCAATGCGGGCAAGTCGTTGCGCCGATCGCTGCATGAGCAATACGACCGGCCGCATGACTTTCAACGCACCATCGACATCAATTACCTGGGACCGATCTGGCTGCTGCTCGGGGTCCTCCCGGCGATGCGGGAGCGCGGCCGCGGGCACATCGTGAACGTTTCCAGCGTCGGCGTGCGCGTCGTGCCCGGCCCGCAATGGGGGGCTTACCAGGCGTCCAAGGGGGCCTTCGACCTTTGGCTGCGCAGCGTGGCACCCGAACTGCATGCCGACGGTGTGGACGTGACATCGGTGTATTTCGCGCTGGTCCACACCCGGATGATCGCGCCCACGCCCCTGCTGGAACGGCTTCCCGGCTTGTCTGCGGATGAGGCCGCCGACACCATCGCCAAGGCGATCATCGAGCGGCCCCGTACGGTCGAGCCGCCCTGGCTGTGGCCCGCGGAGTTGGCCTCGGTGCTGCTGGCCGGCCCGGCGGAGCGCGCGGCCCGGCTGTGGCACCACCGGTTCTTTGTCTCCGGCACCGGGAAGGGATGACGATGACGACGGCCAGCGCGTTGAGTGCGACGGTGCGGGCGCTGTGGTGTTCGGGACTGCTCGGTCCGACCAATCCGGTCGCGGCGTTGCGCACGGTCGGTGAGATCTTTCGGGGTGGCACGAATCTCTACACCTTGCTGGCGATCGCGGCGGCGCGCTATCCGGACCGGGCCGCGATCATCGACGACGACGGCGCGCTCACCTACCGCGAGTTGCGGTCGATGACCGAATCGGTTGCCCACCAGCTTTGCCGCGCGGGTGTCGGCGCCGGGCAGGCGGTGGGCGTGATGTGCCGCAACGGACGCAATTTCGTGACCGCGGCCTTCGGCGCGGCCCTGGTGGGCGCCGATGTCGTGCTGGTCAACACCGAATTTCGGAGCGCCGCGCTTACCGGGGCGATGGTCGCACATCAGATCCAGACGATGGTCTGCGACGGCGAGTTCACCGACCGAGTGCGCCGATCCGACCAATCTGTCCGGACGTTGGATCCGGGCCAAGCGCAGCAACGGGATTCGCGACCCAAGGTGGCATCGCCGGGTCGAATGGTGCTGCTCACCTCGGGCACCACCGGTGTGCCCAAGGGGGTGCCGCGCACCCCCCGGATGAGCTTCGGCATGGGTGTCGGGGTGACGATCCTGGAGCGCACCAAGCTAGCGGTGGGCTCACGAGTTGCGCTGGCAGTGCCGATGTTTCACGGCTTGGGGTTGGGCATATTGCTGCTCACCGTGGGCCTGGCGGGCACGGTGCTGACCCGTCGACGCTTCGACGCCGAAGCCACCCTCGCGCAGGCTTCGCTGCATCGCGCCGATGCGATGACCGCCGTGCCGATCATGCTGGCGCGCATCCTGGACCTGCCCCAACACGTGCGTGCGCGTAACCCGGTGCCCGCCCTGCGAGTGGTGATATCCAGCGGCGACCGGCTGGACCCCAGCCTGGCGCGGCGGTTCATGGATGCCTACGGCGACGTCCTGTACAACCTGTATGGCTCCACCGAGGTCGGCATCGGCGCGCTGGCCACGCCGGCCGAGATCCGACGCACCCCGGAAACGGTGGGCAGACCGGTCCTGGGGTGCCCGGTGCGCATCTTCAACAAAAGGGGCAGGCCGGTCGGGCCGCGGGTGATCGGTCGCATCTTCGTCGGGGGCGAGCTGACCTGCGAGGGGCACTCCGACGGCGACGCCAACACCGTCATCGAGGGCATGAGCAGCACCGGCGACCTGGGCTATCTCGACGAATCGGGTCGGCTGTACGTCGTAGGCCGCGAGGACGACATGATCGTCTCCGGCGGCGAGAACGTCTATCCTCGCGCGCTGGAAAACGCCCTCGCCGAACATCCCGCGGTCGCCGAGAACACGGTCGTCGGTGTTCCCGACGAGCAGTTCGGCCACCGGTTGGCCGCCTACGTGGTCCTGCGGCCGCGGCCGGAGGTGGACGTGACCGGGTTGCGGGAGTACCTGAAAGACAAGGTTTCTCGCTTCGAACAGCCAAGGGACATCCACATCGTCGCTAGCATCCCGCGCAATCCCGCCGGCAAGGTGCTCCGCCGTGAGCTGTCGAGCCGGGGGCTTCAGCTCTGATCGGGCGGCAGCGCACCGAGCGTTTTGGCCAACCACTTGGGCGCCAGCACGGAGGCGGCGGTGGCCCCGGCGGTGGCGGTGAACACGCCCGACCACGCGACCGGCCCTAGCGGCGTGCATCCGAAGAACTGGCTAAGGACCGGGGTTTGGATGATCCCGATCAAGACACCGGCGCTGCCCAGCGCGGTGGCTAGCACGAGCGGGCTGTGCCGCCGAGTCAGCAGGGTCTGCGCGAGCTGCGTGGTCACCAGGGCGGTCAGTCCCATCGTTGCCGTGCGTCGTTCGGTGCCCGGCGTCCAGCGTCCGATGGCCCAGGCCGCCGTGGCGCCGGCGGCCGTGACGACGCCGCGGTTGACGATCTGGCGCATCAGTGGCGCGTCCAACGAGGGCGGCGGCGCGGTCAAGACGGCGCGCTGGCGCGCCCGCCGCACCTCCTCGATCTCGTCGTCGCTGCGATCCGTGTCCTCCTCGGGATCGTCATACTGCGAGGTGATCGCGACGGCTAGCGCGGGGAACATGTCGGTGAGCAGGTTCACCAGCAGCAGTTGCCGGGTACCCACCGGTGCCCGCCCGGTCCCCAACGCCGTGCCGATGATGGTGAACAGCACCTCGCCGACGTTGCCGCCGACCAGAATCGTGACCGCATCACGCACCCCGGCCCACATGCTGCGGCCCTCGACCAGCGCGTCGAGCAGCACGCCCAGGTCATCATCGGTCAAGACGATGTCGGCGGCCCCACGCGCGGCCGACGACCCGCGACCGCTCACCCCGATGCCCACGTCGGCCATCCGGATGGCGGCCGCATCGTTGGCGCCGTCGCCCACCATTGCGGTCACCCGCCCGCAACGCTGCAGCGCCGCCACGATCTGCACCTTCTGCTCCGGGCTGACCCGGGCAAAGACTTGCACGTCGGCGGCGAGTTTGGCGCGCCCCTCCTCGTCGAGGCCGGCCAGCTCGGCGCCGGTCACCACGCGCACATCCGCCGGCAGGCCCAACTGGCGGGCGATCGCCCGGGCGGTTACCGGATGATCCCCGGTGATCAGCACGACGTTGCGGTTGGCGTCCACCAGCTCTTCGATCAACGGCCGCGCGGATTCCCGTGCGGTGTCAGCCAACCCGACGTAGCCCAGCAATTCGAGGTCCTGCGCGGCTTCGTCGACGGCATCGGCATCGGTGGCGTCATCGTCGGTGGCGCTCGTGTCCCAGGGGCGCTGCGCCACCGCCAGCACCCGCAAGCCCTGCTCGGCGAGGTGGTGCACCACAGCCTCCGCACGCTGGTGGTCGGCGTCCGGATCGGCGAACCGGCAGCGCGGCAGGATGGTTTCCGGAGCACCCTTGAGCATCAGCGTCGGCGCCCCGCCGGTGCCCGTGGTGCCGATAGCGGCGGCGAAGCCACGACTGGACTCGAACGGCACTTCGGCGAGCACCGTCCACTCCGAATCACCCTGGCTGCTCAGCGAACTCGCGGCGGTGAGGATTGCCTCGTCGGTGGCGTGCGCGTGCCCCTGACCGTCGTGGGGCTGCGTGGACGCACGCGCGGCGGCCCGCAGCACCGCGATGGAGCCCGGATCGGAGGCCGGCGGCAGCGGGTCCCCCGCCGCACTGCCGCCCGGTACGGCGCACACGACGCGCAACCGGTTCTCGGTCAGCGTGCCGGTCTTGTCGAAACAGATGGTGTCGACCCGGCCCAACGCTTCGATGGTGCGGGGCGAGCGCACCAGCACGCCGTGCTCGGTGAGCCGCTGGGCGGCGGCCAGCTGGGAGAGGGTGGCCACCAACGGCAGGCCCTCCGGAACCGCCGCCACCGCGATGGCGACGCCGTCGGCGACAGCCTGGCGCAGCGACGCGCGGCGCGCCAACGCCAACCCGGTGACCGCCGCGCCACCGGCGAGCGTCAGCGGGAGGACCTTGCCGGTCAGTTCCCGCAGCCGGGCTTGCACCCCGGCCGAGGCTTCCACGTGGGCGACGGCCGAGATCGCCCGGTGGGCGGCGGTGCCGACCCCGGTGGCCACCACGATCGCGCGGGCATGTCCGGCGACGATCGTGCTGCCTTCGAACAGCATGCTGGCCCGGTCGGGGTCGTTGACGGCCACCGGCTCCTCCTGCTTGTCCACCGGCAGCGACTCACCCGTCAGGAAAGACTCGTCGACTTCGAGGTCCTCGGCCACCAACAGGCGGGCATCCGCCGGGACCACCTCCGGCGCGGCCAGGTCGATGACATCGCCGGCCCGCAGCGACTTCGCGGACACCGTGACCGTGCGGGTGGCGTGTCGGGCCGCCTCCAACCGGCGCCGGGTCGTCGCCACCGCCGGGACCACGACCCGGCGCACGAGCTGGTCTTGCTCGGCGAACAACTCCGCGGCCGCCGCCTCGGCCCGCAGCCGTTGCACCCCACCGGTGACCGCGTTGACCGTCATCACGCCCGCGACCAGCAACGCATCGATGTTGCTGCCGACGATGGCGGATGCCGCGGCGCCGACCGCCAGGATCGGGGTGAGCGGATCGGCCAGTTCGTGCCGGGTGGCCACCGCCAGCCGCGCCAGGGCTTGTGCCGGGCCGCGCAGCGGCGCCACCACGGGTTCGTAGGACAGGTCGTCCAGGATGCGTCGCCAGGCGGGGACGCCGGGCTCGGCGGCCAACGGTCGCGCGCCGCCGGCCAGCCGCGAGTAGACGATCTCCGGGTCCAGCGCATGCCAGGCGGTCAGCGGTTGCGGGGTGGGGTCGGGCAGTCGCAGCACCTTGCTGGCCGACCAACTTCCCGCCACCAAGGCCGTCGCCGCGGCCGCATTGACCGGATTGAACCAGCGGCGGAAGCTCAGCGGGCTGGTGCCGGTGTCTTTCTCCCCGGTGACCAGCAGCAGCCCGGCCAGCGTCGTGCCGCCCTGAGCCAGGTGCACGGCCGACTGGCTGGCGGACCGGGCGACGGGAATCGCCGACAAGATCCGCACCGCCGCGGCCAGGTCGGTGCCGGTGATGATGTCGGCGGTCCATGGTGTCGCGGCGCGTGGATCGTCGAGGGCGACGCCGACATCGGCGATGGCCAGCGCGGCCAAGGTGTCGGTGGAGGCGAAGTCCCGGTGCAACGCCGTGACCAGCAGCACCGGTCCGCGATCCGTCCGCAGATCACGCACCAGCTGCAGCAGCGGGGTACCAGGCGGATGCGTGGCACCGACGCTGGCCGACAGATCTTGGGTGCCGGCGACATGACGCAAGACCACTCGGGCTCCGGTTCGGTGCGCGGTCTGCAGCAGCGCGACCGCGTACGGGTCGACCTCCCAGCCGACCTTGACGCTGCCCACCCGTTGACCGTCGACCACCAAGTCGGCGTGCTCGACACCCTGCGCCGGTGTCGCCGACGGGCCTTGGGAGGCAACCCATCTCAGCCGCGCGCCGGTGGCCGGCAACTCGTCGGGGTCGGGTTCGGGTGCCTCCTCGCCGTGCAGCAGCGCGTCGGCAACCTCGTAGACGCGGTCGTCGTCCCAACCGGGTACGTCTCCCTCGGCATGCAGCACAGCGCGGTGGTCACCGCGCAGCGCGGCGCCGTCGATGACGATCACCTGCACCCGATCCAGGCGGCGCAGCGCGCCCGGATCGAGCACCAGTTGCCCGGCGTTTGCCAGGCCGCGGCCCAGCACCGCGGCGAACGCCTGCCGACCCATGTGCGCCGCGCGGGGCACCCCGGCCAGGATCGCCCCGGCCGCGTCCTCGGTGCCGCCGCCGGCCAGCAACGCACCCGCCGCGGCGATCAACGAACCGTTGGCCGCCGAATCGGCGTAGCTCTCCACCGGCCCCTTCATCCACCCTTTTTCGGCGTCGATCGCGGCGTCGATGGATCCACCGACCACCACATGGGAAGCCTCGCCCGCCGCCGCGGCCGCCCAACTGTGCCGCGGCTCATGCGATTTCGCCCCGGATGACGAGATGACGGGGACCACCGGGGCTTGCGGCCGTTTCGGGGAGGCCAGCTGGGGTTCCCGTTCTTGCCAGACCCGACGATGAGCCGCCGCCTCGGAGATTTGCATGCTGCGTTGCACCAGATCCAGCAGCGGTGTGCCGACGGCCTGGGTTAGCCCGTTGGCCGCCGCCGTCGTGGCGGCGAGCGCAATATCGGTGCCCACTCGACCCAGCCGGGATTCCAGCAGGGACACCATTCGCGGTTGATGATTGATCAGGGCGACCGCGGCCCGGGTGGTTTGCGGTGCGGCCGGCAGTCGGGCGACCCAGCCGGTCAGCGCGGCGGCCATCGCCATCAGATCCATCGCCGCGACGGTCAGCGGCAGCAGAATCGCCAACGGGTTGCCCGGGTCGGCGAATGGTGCGGAGTTGGGCGCCGGCCCCGGCGCCGTCAGGAGTATGTCGGCGGCCACGGCCGAAACCGTCGCCCGCACCTCGTCCAACACGGTGTCGCTGTCTGCGTCGTCGTCAAGTTGGACCACCAGCCGACCCAACGCGCCCTCGACGTGGGCCTCGGCCACGCCCGGGATCCGACGGACCGGCTCTTCGACCACCGCCGCATGCTCGTGCCAGCGCGGGAAGGGCAGCAGCGGGTCCAGATCGAAATGCACGCGCCGCCCGCTGTGCCACCGCACGGGCGGCTTGATGCGGTCGGGCGATCCCTCGCGGAACCCGGCCATCCCGATCGCTCGGCCCGTCGTTTGGGCCATCGACTGCAGAACCGGCCCGGCTAACTCCATCACCGGGCTGGCCAGCATCTGCATCGCGCCGGCGGCGCCAGCCGCACCTTGCACGCCGGCCTGCACTACCTGTGTCGCTACACCGGTCACGCCGGCGAACAGATTGACTACTGGGCCGGCGACACCCGGAATCTTCATTTGTCACCCTTCAACCGCGTCTACCGCACCTATACTTCCGGCGTCGTACGGACCTGTCCAATACACCCATAGACAGGCGGCGCGCCGCGGCGCTCGCCGCCGCCGACCTTGCACCCCTGCCCCGGACCGCCCGCGCCTGGTAGCGCGGTGAGCGCGATCTGCCGGCACCGCGACAACGGCTCGCGTGTGTGTCGGCGGGATGGGTTGGCGCCTTCATGCGTTTCGGTGACCGGGTGTTCCGTACCTACTTCATCAATAACCGTGGCGGCGAGGCGCTGGGCACCACCGGGAGCTTCCTGGACATGACGGCACTGGGGCGTCAGGAGGAATGGGAGGACTCGCCGGAAGGCCATCCGCAGACCTCGCCGTACGAGTGGTGGAACTGGCACGACGCGTAGGGCCAGGGGTGAGCCGTCGCGCCGGTCGGGTGAACCCCGGCCGGACGATCGCAAGAGCCCGTGACCGTCGCGCGTCGGCACGAAGTAACCAGCGAACGGCTGCGCACCGCGAAACCCGGACCGACAAATCGGCTCAGGAAACTCGACTACAAGATTCGGTGGTTGGCCCTGCCGACGTGGTACCCGGTCGGGAAGGACTTCTCGATGACCTGCAGCTGGTGGTTGACTCTCGATTCCAGTTCGAGGACCACGCAGCTGTCGCCGACGGCCTTCGACTCCAGAACGATGTACCGCTGACCGCCATCGGTGATCGGGTCGCCTGAGTGCAGGTCTTCGACAGGTACCAACTCGGGGGTTCCGTGTGAGTCCACGCGAATCACAGTAAGCCACGTCGGCCAGCCAAGGGAACACCCACGCGTGAGGTGTCGCGCCCTGATCCCGGCGCGGTGCGGGTGAGACCGTGACAGGCGGCTGGTTCCGGGCGTCGCCCGCAGGTGCGCCGAGTCTCGGGAGGCGAGTTCCCGCAGAACATCGCCACTCGCTCACGAGCATTGGGCCGGGTGGAGCTCAACGGTGCCGGGCCGCGGCGTGCGCTGACCGGCCAGGTGTTGCCGCCGCTGTTGACGGCCACCGCCGAAGCCCAACGCGCCGGCCACCTCGGACCCGATTCCGTAGGCCCACCGAATTTTGGGTGCAGGCCTCTGCGTGTCTCCCAAAGGTCGGTGGCTTTCGCGGCTAAGCTTGCCGGGGTCACGAGGAGGGGTAGCGACGTATCGGCAGCAACTACGGCGGCGGGCGACACGGCGGTCGGGGCGCACGAGCAGCGGGCACTGAACCGAGCGGAATCAACCCCGTCCCGGCGCGTTCCGCTCGACGGCCCCGATGGGTGGCCCCGGTGCGTCATGCCGGCCGGCTGGCGTTGCGGGACCAACCGGAGCGGCGCAGCGTCATTCCCGCGCTCGACGGCCTTCGGGCGGTAGCTGTCGCGCTAGTTCTCGCCGGCCATGGCGGCATCCCGGGTGTGGGCGGCGGCTTCATCGGCGTCGACATCTTCTTCGTCCTCAGCGGATTCCTGATCACCTCGCTGCTGCTCGACGAGCTGGGCCGCACCGGCCGCATCGACCTCGCCGGGTTTTGGATTCGCCGAGCGCGCCGACTGTTGCCGGCACTGGTCCTGATGGTGCTCACCGTGGCCGCGGCACGCGAACTCTTTCCCCATCAAGGCCTTACCGGGTTGCGTAACGACGCCATCGCTGCCTTCCTTTGGGTCGCCAACTGGCGGTTTGTGGAGCAGCAGACCGACTATTTCACCCAGGGCGCTCCACCCTCGCCCCTGCAACACACCTGGTCGCTGGGGGTGGAGGAGCAGTACTACATTGTCTGGCCACTGTTGCTGATCGCGGTGACCCTGCTGTCGGCGGCCCGCGCCCGACGCTACTTTCAGCGAGCCACCCTAGGCGGGGTTCGGTTCGCCACCTTCGTGATCGCCACCCTCGGCGCATTGGCTTCCGCAGCGGCCGCCATCGCCTTCACCTCGGACGCCACGCTCGATCGGATCTACTTCGGCACCGATACCCGAGCGCAGGCGTTGTTGGTCGGTGCCGCGGCATCGGCCCTGCTGGTGCGGGATTGGCCGGCGCTGAACCGCGGGTGGTGTCTGATCCGAACCCGGTGGGGGCGGCGGGTCGCCCGCTCGCTGCCGGTCGGTGGGCTGGCCGGGCTGGCGGCGATTGCCCACCACGCGACCGGCGGCGCGAGCGTGTTCCGCCAGGGTCTGTTGATCGCGGTGGCGATGTCCGCGGTCCTCGTGGTCGCCCCGGCGGCGATGGAGCAACGTGGGTTGGTGGCCCGCATGCTGGCCTGGCGCCCGTTGGTCTGGCTGGGCACCATCTCGTACGGCGTCTATCTGTGGCACTGGCCAATCTTTCTGGCGCTCAACGGGGAACGCACCGGTTGGACCGGCGTCGAACTGTTCGCAGCTCGGTGCGCCGTCACGGTGGCGGTGGCCTACGCGTCGTGGTGGCTCATCGAACAACCCATCCGCCGCTGGCGACCCGAGCGGGTGCCGCTGTTGCCACTGGCGGCCGCCACCGTCGCGACCGCCGCCGCGGTGACGGTGCTGGTCGTCCCCGTCGGTACCGGACCCGGGTTACGGGAGGTCGGCCTTCCGCCCGGGGTGTCGGCGGTGGCCGTGGTGTCGCCATCGCCGCCGGGAACCGGCCAGCCGGCGCCGGAACCCGGGCCGCGAGATCCGAACCAGCCGTTCACCGTTTCGGTATTCGGTGATTCCATCGGGTGGACGTTGCTGCACTACCTTCCGCCGACGCCAGGATTCAGGTTCATCGACCACACAGTCATTGGCTGCAGCCTGGTGCGCGGCACACCATATCGGTACATTGGCCAGACCCTGGAGCAGCGGGCGGAATGCGATGGCTGGCCGGGCCGGTGGTCTGCGCAGATCAGCCAGGACCGGCCGGACGTGGCGTTGCTGATCATCGGTCGTTGGGAGACCGTCGACCGCGTCAACGAGGGAAGGTGGACCCACATCGGCGACCCGACCTTCGATGCGTACCTCAAGGTCGAGCTGCAACGAGCGCTGAATATCGTGGGCTCCACCGGCGTTCGGGTGATGGTCACGACGGTGCCCTACAGCCGGGGTGGTGAGAAGCCCGACGGCCGCTTGTACCCGGAAGACCAACCCGAGCGGGTGAATCAATGGAACGCCATGTTGCGC comes from the Mycobacterium shinjukuense genome and includes:
- a CDS encoding acyltransferase family protein, whose amino-acid sequence is MNPVPARSARRPRWVAPVRHAGRLALRDQPERRSVIPALDGLRAVAVALVLAGHGGIPGVGGGFIGVDIFFVLSGFLITSLLLDELGRTGRIDLAGFWIRRARRLLPALVLMVLTVAAARELFPHQGLTGLRNDAIAAFLWVANWRFVEQQTDYFTQGAPPSPLQHTWSLGVEEQYYIVWPLLLIAVTLLSAARARRYFQRATLGGVRFATFVIATLGALASAAAAIAFTSDATLDRIYFGTDTRAQALLVGAAASALLVRDWPALNRGWCLIRTRWGRRVARSLPVGGLAGLAAIAHHATGGASVFRQGLLIAVAMSAVLVVAPAAMEQRGLVARMLAWRPLVWLGTISYGVYLWHWPIFLALNGERTGWTGVELFAARCAVTVAVAYASWWLIEQPIRRWRPERVPLLPLAAATVATAAAVTVLVVPVGTGPGLREVGLPPGVSAVAVVSPSPPGTGQPAPEPGPRDPNQPFTVSVFGDSIGWTLLHYLPPTPGFRFIDHTVIGCSLVRGTPYRYIGQTLEQRAECDGWPGRWSAQISQDRPDVALLIIGRWETVDRVNEGRWTHIGDPTFDAYLKVELQRALNIVGSTGVRVMVTTVPYSRGGEKPDGRLYPEDQPERVNQWNAMLRDAIGRRPNAGVIDLNKKLCPDGVYTPKVDGVKVRSDGVHLTPEGVKWLLPWLEESLR
- a CDS encoding AMP-binding protein, which codes for MTTASALSATVRALWCSGLLGPTNPVAALRTVGEIFRGGTNLYTLLAIAAARYPDRAAIIDDDGALTYRELRSMTESVAHQLCRAGVGAGQAVGVMCRNGRNFVTAAFGAALVGADVVLVNTEFRSAALTGAMVAHQIQTMVCDGEFTDRVRRSDQSVRTLDPGQAQQRDSRPKVASPGRMVLLTSGTTGVPKGVPRTPRMSFGMGVGVTILERTKLAVGSRVALAVPMFHGLGLGILLLTVGLAGTVLTRRRFDAEATLAQASLHRADAMTAVPIMLARILDLPQHVRARNPVPALRVVISSGDRLDPSLARRFMDAYGDVLYNLYGSTEVGIGALATPAEIRRTPETVGRPVLGCPVRIFNKRGRPVGPRVIGRIFVGGELTCEGHSDGDANTVIEGMSSTGDLGYLDESGRLYVVGREDDMIVSGGENVYPRALENALAEHPAVAENTVVGVPDEQFGHRLAAYVVLRPRPEVDVTGLREYLKDKVSRFEQPRDIHIVASIPRNPAGKVLRRELSSRGLQL
- a CDS encoding SDR family NAD(P)-dependent oxidoreductase, producing MNLVAQAIDRFVNPARTSDPDKLRSAVSGKTVLVTGASYGIGEATARKLAAAGATVLIVARSADRLDDVAAAINAGGGHAVGYPADLTDETAVSVLTKHITENHGPLDMVVSNAGKSLRRSLHEQYDRPHDFQRTIDINYLGPIWLLLGVLPAMRERGRGHIVNVSSVGVRVVPGPQWGAYQASKGAFDLWLRSVAPELHADGVDVTSVYFALVHTRMIAPTPLLERLPGLSADEAADTIAKAIIERPRTVEPPWLWPAELASVLLAGPAERAARLWHHRFFVSGTGKG
- a CDS encoding cation-translocating P-type ATPase — its product is MKIPGVAGPVVNLFAGVTGVATQVVQAGVQGAAGAAGAMQMLASPVMELAGPVLQSMAQTTGRAIGMAGFREGSPDRIKPPVRWHSGRRVHFDLDPLLPFPRWHEHAAVVEEPVRRIPGVAEAHVEGALGRLVVQLDDDADSDTVLDEVRATVSAVAADILLTAPGPAPNSAPFADPGNPLAILLPLTVAAMDLMAMAAALTGWVARLPAAPQTTRAAVALINHQPRMVSLLESRLGRVGTDIALAATTAAANGLTQAVGTPLLDLVQRSMQISEAAAHRRVWQEREPQLASPKRPQAPVVPVISSSGAKSHEPRHSWAAAAAGEASHVVVGGSIDAAIDAEKGWMKGPVESYADSAANGSLIAAAGALLAGGGTEDAAGAILAGVPRAAHMGRQAFAAVLGRGLANAGQLVLDPGALRRLDRVQVIVIDGAALRGDHRAVLHAEGDVPGWDDDRVYEVADALLHGEEAPEPDPDELPATGARLRWVASQGPSATPAQGVEHADLVVDGQRVGSVKVGWEVDPYAVALLQTAHRTGARVVLRHVAGTQDLSASVGATHPPGTPLLQLVRDLRTDRGPVLLVTALHRDFASTDTLAALAIADVGVALDDPRAATPWTADIITGTDLAAAVRILSAIPVARSASQSAVHLAQGGTTLAGLLLVTGEKDTGTSPLSFRRWFNPVNAAAATALVAGSWSASKVLRLPDPTPQPLTAWHALDPEIVYSRLAGGARPLAAEPGVPAWRRILDDLSYEPVVAPLRGPAQALARLAVATRHELADPLTPILAVGAAASAIVGSNIDALLVAGVMTVNAVTGGVQRLRAEAAAAELFAEQDQLVRRVVVPAVATTRRRLEAARHATRTVTVSAKSLRAGDVIDLAAPEVVPADARLLVAEDLEVDESFLTGESLPVDKQEEPVAVNDPDRASMLFEGSTIVAGHARAIVVATGVGTAAHRAISAVAHVEASAGVQARLRELTGKVLPLTLAGGAAVTGLALARRASLRQAVADGVAIAVAAVPEGLPLVATLSQLAAAQRLTEHGVLVRSPRTIEALGRVDTICFDKTGTLTENRLRVVCAVPGGSAAGDPLPPASDPGSIAVLRAAARASTQPHDGQGHAHATDEAILTAASSLSSQGDSEWTVLAEVPFESSRGFAAAIGTTGTGGAPTLMLKGAPETILPRCRFADPDADHQRAEAVVHHLAEQGLRVLAVAQRPWDTSATDDDATDADAVDEAAQDLELLGYVGLADTARESARPLIEELVDANRNVVLITGDHPVTARAIARQLGLPADVRVVTGAELAGLDEEGRAKLAADVQVFARVSPEQKVQIVAALQRCGRVTAMVGDGANDAAAIRMADVGIGVSGRGSSAARGAADIVLTDDDLGVLLDALVEGRSMWAGVRDAVTILVGGNVGEVLFTIIGTALGTGRAPVGTRQLLLVNLLTDMFPALAVAITSQYDDPEEDTDRSDDEIEEVRRARQRAVLTAPPPSLDAPLMRQIVNRGVVTAAGATAAWAIGRWTPGTERRTATMGLTALVTTQLAQTLLTRRHSPLVLATALGSAGVLIGIIQTPVLSQFFGCTPLGPVAWSGVFTATAGATAASVLAPKWLAKTLGALPPDQS